The Anaerotignum propionicum DSM 1682 sequence TGTGAATCCAAAGGGTTTGTTATTTGGAATAACCCTAATTTCTAATTTTGTTTTTCCTTATGACCAATCAATCAAAGCTTTTTTGGTTGTACTTGTGTTTAACTGGATAGTTGTTTTATTAAGCTGTGGTTGCTGGGTACTTTTTGGTTCTGTATTTCGTAGTTTTTTTGATAGAAATAAAAAGCTATTGAATGGTATTATGGCGTTGCTTTTGGTTTATTGCGCCGCATCTTTATTCCTGTAACATCAAAATTTTTGTTCTTTTCATGAGGGAGTCCGTTATAAAAATAAAATAAGAAGTATTGCAGTGAGGAGCTATGGGAATGATTTCGGAAACAAAAGAAAAAAGGAGCTATTTATTTACCAATAAAGATTTAAAAAGACTGATTGTGCCTATCATCATAGAGCAATTTTTGGCGATTCTGGTGGGACTATCCGATTCAATCATGGTGGCCAGCGTTGGTGAGCACGCCGTTTCCGGAGTTTCTTTGGTGGATAATATTTTTGTATTGGTCATTTTTTTATTTGGAGCCCTTGCCACGGGAGGGGCTGTAGTTGCAGGACAATTTCTTGGGCAAAATAATCGAGAAAAAGCCTGTCAGGCCACGGATCAGCTTGTGATTTTAACAGCGGTTTCCTCTATTCTGATTACAGTAGGAATATACCTTACAAGGAATTTGATTTTACATAATATTTTTGGTAAAATTCAGCCAAATGTAATGGAAAGTGCAAAAACATATTTGATGATTGTTACTGCGTCCATTCCCTTTATTGCTCTCTATAATGCAGGGGCGGGAATTTTTCGTGCCATGGGTAATTCAAGGGTTCCTATGTACCTTTCTGTTCTCATGAATACAATCAATGTTGGGGGAAACGCAGTTTTAATTTTTGGCTTTGGAATGGGTGTTATGGGAGCCGCTATTCCTACACTGGTTTCCCGTATTGTTGCTGCCCTGGGGATTATCCTTCTCTTACGAGGACAGGAACATACCCTTCACCTTTCCAGACCTTTTTCCTTTCGTCCAAACAAGGTATTGTTGAAAAAGATTGCCTTTATCGGGATTCCCAATGGCTTGGAAAATAGTATGTTTCAATTGG is a genomic window containing:
- a CDS encoding MATE family efflux transporter, yielding MISETKEKRSYLFTNKDLKRLIVPIIIEQFLAILVGLSDSIMVASVGEHAVSGVSLVDNIFVLVIFLFGALATGGAVVAGQFLGQNNREKACQATDQLVILTAVSSILITVGIYLTRNLILHNIFGKIQPNVMESAKTYLMIVTASIPFIALYNAGAGIFRAMGNSRVPMYLSVLMNTINVGGNAVLIFGFGMGVMGAAIPTLVSRIVAALGIILLLRGQEHTLHLSRPFSFRPNKVLLKKIAFIGIPNGLENSMFQLGKILVLSMITSFGTAAIAANAVGNIIAMFQIMPGMAVSMALVTVCSRCVGAGDYDMVRYYTRKILKLIHILIFVFNAIILIALPWILILYHLSPEATKMTTEIAWLHGICAIIIWPEAFSLANTLRAANDVKFCMVWSVFSMWIFRIVFSYILGVYFQMGLYGVWIAMIIDWCVRAIFFIVRYRGTRWQMHCI